The genome window AGAACAACTGACCTTGCTGATGAGAGGGTGCGCAGTCGACAATAAACGCTCGAATCGCGGCTTGCACTACAATGGCTGGTCAGCACACAAGTCCTCCTATCCGGTCCTGTGCAATTGCCTACCTGTATTGATTGCAAAGTCCAAAATATACACCCACAAAACTGCAATAACGATAATGGAGTTCTTCACAAATGCCGACTCTGGGTCTGCTCCGAATACGCCGAAGAAGCCCCCAACGATGTCTTTGGTCCAGGCAAGGAACATCAACGATAtgatggtggcagcagccccTCCGAGCATGAATGGCTTGCGCTTGCCCCAGCTCAGACGACAATTGTCGCTCAGCATGCCAACATATGGTTGCACCAATGTTCCCGACAACGGCCCGGCAATCCAGACCAGTGCCATCAACGACTTGCTCAGACCGAGCGAGAGCAGGTAAGGAGAGCCATTGGACATCTCAACCGACCATGCGATCTGCAGGCCACCGATACTAATAGTCAAGAGGATGAGATACCAGACACTCTTAGTCGCCTGGTGCTCATCCTCGCCGTTATCGAGCGCTTGGGCGCGGATGAAGCCATCGTCTTCACCCgagccggaggagggagagagcAGCGGCGACTGCTCGTTCAGACTGTCCGTGTCGAATACTGGCTGACGGTCATTTCCACCTGATGATGGGTTGCCTGTCCTTGATGATTTCGCCTGTTCTTTGCCCTTGGCCGATTGATTCGTGGGTGTTGATGTCTGTTGGCGTTGGCTGTCGCCTGCGGGGTGGCCCCGATCTGGAATTGCTGCTAACGACGACGTCATGCGGAGCAAGAGCTTAGAAGCTGccacagcaacaacggcGGTTCGCGCGCTTCCGTGTCGCTCGACCTGGCACGGAAAAAAACAATCGACGGCGTCTTTTATGCGAGTTTGTTATTTTCTCGATGTGTTGGATTCGAGCGAATGAGCTATCGGTGGTATCGTAAGTGGTGATCGGGTTGGGCAAAAAGCAGGACGGAAGAGGGCGTGGGAGGTGCCTGTGAAAGAAGAGCTGAGGTGCCTGCGTTTCGGCCGTGCCGGGATCGTCCCTGAGAGCACAGGTCGCGGCGAATACAAGAGGCTGTCGCACTGGACGGAGCTGGGAGGGCACCGAGGGATGCTCGCAACTGATATAAACTTGTAGAGGAGTGAAAATATCACGCGGCCAAGTCAACGTCTGCCACGAGACCCGTCGTGGTTCGAGTGGTGCGATTGCGGAAGCAAGTCGAGAAAACCCCGGCTATCTAGAGGAGGCAGGGCTGGTCTGTGACAAAAGATACTGCAATGCAGAGCAACTTGAGCTTCGATCTTGGTTGGTCCACGAATGACAACCATCAGAGAGACGCCAGGCGGCACGGGTCTGGATCTCTTGAAGCTGCAGGGGCCATCATGGAAGGCCCAGCGCCGAGCGACAGGCTTCTCCGGATTTTGCGGGCACTAATTATGTCAGGCAATTGGAACCACAGCGGGTCGTTATTCTTTGTTCCATGGATCGCAGCACTGTTGCTTCAACGTCCAATCTTTTAACTAGGCCTGAGATCTCTGACTCGGATCCCTTGGCagaaacaaccaccaaacatTCCTTCCAACGTGTTCCAAGTATTGGGGATTGTTTTTGAACTCCAGCAACAGATCAGAACCACATGTTTTGGAGCAGTGGCTGCCATGGTGCACAGTGTAAAAATCCGAAGCAATACGGGGGCTTCACATGGCCTCGATTTAATCCCAACCCAAGCAAGCACTAGTAGCCCAGGTGACAGCTTCATGAGCCCGTAGTTGATATTTTGCTGAACCGGCTGATGATGCGAAGTAGCACAGAGTTGTATTTTTGACCATCTTGTATTTATTGTTGGATATGGACGCGGATATCGAGAGTGATGCTGGAGCTTGATATGTGACCGAGAAGACTGACACAGCATCTGCTGTGCAGTTCTTATCATGACCTCCCCAGAACATAGCAGAACAATAGGTGCTAAGAGTGAGGTTCAAGATGTCTGAACAGCTCAACTTAGACACATACTTCCCCTCCAAGTGCCAAGCCTATTGACCCACCGATTGGGAAGCTCCCCTGTTggcggttggtggtggcttgcGCGGATTGGCCGCCTCATGGTCATCGGCGGGTCTCGGCAGCGATCCTTGTGGACACTTTCTTGAACCTGGCGACGTCTCAAACTTGGGATGTTGAGCTTACCAAATGCCAACCAAATCAGCCTGTCCATACGTGCCATCGCCGTCCGTCTCTTACGTACCTTTTACCAATTCATGCTCCTTCGCTCCCCGTGAGCCTGAGAGTCCTGAGCCCTGCCGTGACCTCTGAGCTGAACTGAGCTTCCCCAACCCTCGTCCGCGCCGGGGCCAAGCCCGCTGTCGCTGTCCAACAGACGCCGCCATGCTGTCAGAAGTTGTCGCGAGCTCCCTCGTGGAACTTGCCAGTACGCGCATTccccctttctccctccccaaccccaaactaTCCCACAGACAGGCTCTAACAGAATGCTTCAGAacgagaggaagaagacccCGCCGGTATGCCCGATCCCCTACATCCATCATCcgaacacccccctcccgccgaaCGAACATTTCGAGACACTCGACAGCATGCTAACTGCGCGATACAGGCTCCGACCCGCCCCACCAGGAGAAATACTCATCATGGGCCATATTTATTCTGCTGTCGCTACTCATTGTGTCGTTCTGCACGAGCTACACTCTACAACAGAGAAAGATCACAGCTATTCATGAAACTGTCGTATCCATCTTCGGCGGTACGAGCGattctcctccatcatcccccgaCGAACCTCACCCTAACCAACATATTTCTAGGCATGACCATCGGTCTCATCCTCCGCGTATCTGGCTTCGATTCCGTCCGAGACTTGGTCAACTTTAACTACCAATACTTCTtcaaccttctccttcccccgATTATTCTCTCGTCCGGCTACGAACTCCACCAAGCCAACTTTTTTCGAAATATAGGAACAATCTTGAGTTTTGCTTTTGCGGGAACGCTCATCTCGGCCGTTGTGATTGGcgtcttgctcttcttttACACTGCAATCTCTCCCGAGGGGCTGGATGTGTCGTGGACCGATGCCATCGCCGTCGGCGCAACGCTTTCTGCCACAGATCCGGTCACTATCTTGGCAATCTTCAACTCGTACAAGGTTGACCCGAAGCTGTACACCATCATCTTCGGCGAGTCTATTCTGAACGATGCAGTGGCCATTGTTATTTTCGAGGCTTCCCAGGCCAAGCATTCTTCCGGGTCAGGGGGTATTGGCATCTTCAGCATCCTGCATGGAATCTGGTACTTCTTGAAAGAGTTCTTTGGCAGTTTGGCGATTGGCTGCATTGTGGGCGTAATGACTGCTCTCGCCTTGAAGTACACCTATGTCAGACGGTATCCAGCCATCGAGAGTTGCTTGGTTGTGCTCATTGCTTATGCCAGCTACTTTTTCTCTCAAGCTATTGAGATGTCTGGTAGGTCTTCCCGTAAGCGCCCGTAACTTGAGAATCATGGATTAACCTGGTGCTCAGGAATTGTATCGCTTCTCTTCTGCGGCATCACGCTCAAGCACTACGCTTACTTCAACATGTCCCGCCGAACGCAGCTGACGACCAAGTACCTGTTCCAAGTTCTCGCTCACCTGTCTGAAAACTTCATCTTTAT of Podospora pseudopauciseta strain CBS 411.78 chromosome 7 map unlocalized CBS411.78m_7, whole genome shotgun sequence contains these proteins:
- the NHX1 gene encoding monovalent cation:H+ antiporter, CPA1 (nhx1) (EggNog:ENOG503NVXC; COG:P) is translated as MLSEVVASSLVELAKREEEDPAGSDPPHQEKYSSWAIFILLSLLIVSFCTSYTLQQRKITAIHETVVSIFGGMTIGLILRVSGFDSVRDLVNFNYQYFFNLLLPPIILSSGYELHQANFFRNIGTILSFAFAGTLISAVVIGVLLFFYTAISPEGLDVSWTDAIAVGATLSATDPVTILAIFNSYKVDPKLYTIIFGESILNDAVAIVIFEASQAKHSSGSGGIGIFSILHGIWYFLKEFFGSLAIGCIVGVMTALALKYTYVRRYPAIESCLVVLIAYASYFFSQAIEMSGIVSLLFCGITLKHYAYFNMSRRTQLTTKYLFQVLAHLSENFIFIYLGLALFTEKNLVFQPLLIIVTVVSVCAARWLAVFPLSRAINWFRRYRAARRGGEADELPYSYQAMLFWAGLRGAVGVALSARFTAKETQALQATVLVVVVLTVIIFGGTTARMLEILGIRTGVTEDADSDDEFDIEAIGGGLYKRPDNSGRGYNPRSRSRGSAVALDNVGGNNSNGASWTSGNRRKPSHGRKGHNSKDSNDFERSELLGVNNGGSSNTDSEFGSDIDISDLPPPAPRRRSSPMPGGDIPPASTAATTLGSGQNSESGNHSTPLTASAAIRQLFRTDDPSALFRQLDEDYIKPTLLLDGSHGRGGSGGGGSH